Proteins from a single region of Aureibacter tunicatorum:
- a CDS encoding rod shape-determining protein has product MGFFDFLSSDIAIDLGTANTLLIYKDKVVIDEPSIIAMDKRTKKVLAVGKEAMQMHEKTHEDIKTIRPLKDGVIADFYAAELMISGFIKMVDKLNKFIMANHRIVVCIPSGITEVEKRAVKDSCEHAGGKEVYMIKEPIAAALGIGIDIEQPIGAMVVDIGGGTTEIAVIALSGIVCDQSIRVAGDTFNKDILDYMRRQHNLLIGERSAERVKIEVGAALTELDEPPEDYEIRGRDLMTGIPKVIKVSYSEIAFAIDKSVSKIEEAVLKALEIAPPELSADIYDNGIHLTGGGALLRGLDKRLALKTKLPIHVAEDPLRAVVRGTGLALKNINQNKAVLMR; this is encoded by the coding sequence ATGGGCTTCTTTGATTTTTTATCAAGCGATATAGCGATAGATTTAGGAACTGCCAACACCCTGCTGATTTATAAAGACAAAGTAGTTATTGATGAGCCTTCGATAATTGCCATGGACAAGAGAACAAAAAAGGTCTTGGCAGTTGGAAAAGAGGCGATGCAAATGCATGAGAAAACTCATGAAGATATCAAGACTATTCGTCCTTTGAAAGACGGAGTGATTGCGGATTTCTATGCTGCTGAACTGATGATCAGCGGATTCATAAAGATGGTTGACAAACTGAATAAGTTTATCATGGCCAACCATCGAATAGTAGTATGCATACCTTCAGGAATTACCGAAGTGGAAAAGAGAGCTGTTAAAGACTCTTGCGAGCATGCTGGAGGTAAGGAAGTGTACATGATCAAAGAGCCGATTGCCGCAGCCTTAGGGATTGGCATCGATATAGAGCAACCTATTGGTGCAATGGTAGTGGATATTGGAGGAGGAACTACTGAAATTGCAGTTATCGCTCTTTCAGGTATAGTTTGCGATCAATCCATTCGAGTTGCCGGCGACACTTTCAATAAAGATATATTGGATTATATGAGGCGTCAGCATAATCTGTTGATTGGTGAGAGGTCTGCTGAGCGAGTTAAAATAGAAGTGGGAGCTGCATTGACAGAATTGGACGAGCCGCCAGAGGATTATGAGATCAGGGGGAGAGACTTGATGACAGGTATTCCTAAAGTAATAAAGGTATCGTATTCGGAAATTGCATTTGCGATTGATAAATCAGTTTCTAAGATAGAGGAGGCGGTTCTTAAGGCCTTGGAGATCGCTCCGCCGGAATTGTCAGCGGATATTTATGACAATGGAATACACTTGACTGGTGGAGGCGCTTTGTTGAGAGGTTTGGATAAAAGATTAGCATTGAAAACTAAGTTGCCGATTCATGTGGCTGAAGATCCATTGAGAGCAGTTGTAAGAGGCACAGGTTTGGCGTTGAAAAATATTAATCAGAACAAAGCTGTTTTGATGCGATAG
- the mreC gene encoding rod shape-determining protein MreC — protein sequence MHKLFLFLFKRRTFILFVVLELVCFFLIVKHNRFQSASFFNSSNAVIGGMLQQKSSIYDYFSLKRVNNELAFENAKLRARLYSLEGKNLVLPDSLGDSLRLKLFNEKLNVDSLGENHFKGDYEFLPAKVINNSVKFANNYITLDRGRLGGVENGMGVISDQGVVGIVKSVSNNFSTVASLLHTNILISSEIKSVGVIGSVRWDGEEPRVVMLDYIPRHIDVHKGDTVVTSGYNAIFPQGIMVGTIDEVDLPQNQSFYDISVKLSNDFTALKHVYLVENKNKLEIDSLQNQTDLKK from the coding sequence ATGCATAAATTATTCTTATTTTTATTCAAAAGAAGAACGTTCATATTGTTTGTGGTGCTTGAGTTGGTTTGTTTTTTTTTAATTGTCAAGCATAATAGATTTCAAAGCGCTTCTTTCTTCAATTCATCAAATGCTGTAATTGGTGGCATGCTCCAACAGAAGTCAAGCATTTATGATTATTTCTCGCTTAAGAGGGTAAATAACGAGTTGGCTTTTGAAAATGCCAAACTGAGGGCAAGGTTGTACAGTTTGGAGGGGAAAAATTTGGTTTTGCCGGATTCACTAGGAGATTCTTTAAGATTGAAGCTTTTTAATGAAAAGCTAAATGTGGATAGCTTAGGAGAAAACCACTTTAAAGGTGATTATGAATTTTTGCCGGCAAAGGTTATCAACAACAGTGTCAAGTTTGCGAACAATTATATAACACTGGATAGAGGAAGACTAGGAGGGGTTGAAAATGGTATGGGAGTGATAAGCGACCAAGGCGTTGTGGGAATTGTTAAGAGTGTTTCCAATAATTTCTCCACAGTTGCCTCACTATTGCACACAAATATATTAATCTCTTCCGAAATCAAATCTGTGGGCGTGATAGGCTCAGTAAGATGGGATGGTGAGGAGCCTAGAGTTGTGATGCTTGATTATATCCCAAGGCATATCGATGTGCATAAAGGAGATACAGTTGTGACTTCAGGTTATAATGCGATTTTCCCTCAGGGAATTATGGTGGGAACTATCGATGAGGTTGACTTGCCGCAAAATCAATCATTTTACGATATAAGCGTCAAGTTGTCTAATGATTTCACAGCTCTCAAGCATGTGTATTTGGTTGAAAATAAGAATAAGTTGGAAATTGATTCGCTACAGAATCAAACTGATTTGAAAAAGTAA
- the rodA gene encoding rod shape-determining protein RodA — MRRENIIGKIDWVIVLIYFILVIMGWLNIYAAVYDEQNVSNIFDTSLNSGKQLMWIGVSCFVILAILIIDLKFYDAFAFIIYGLTMGLLIFVLIFGREVAGSKSWFELGFIRLQPAEFAKFATGLAIARYLSDPSKRFDQMETIGKCLLICLIPMLLIHLQGDTGSALVYLALSVVFFREGLNPNIFILGIVTTALFIFTLLYPVEHIVVGVTGLAIIIFFIGKRGIKKGLILLGSVIVITSVVFSVDYVVDNVMKPHQQNRVKAFISPESDPMGYGWNVTQSKIAIGSGGVFGKGFLNGTQTKFRFVPEQSTDFIFCTLGEEHGFVGSATVIILFAILFWRIIFIAERSKNRFTRVYAYSVLSIMLFHFFVNIAMTIGLFPVIGIPLPFFSYGGSSLLSFTIFLFILVKLDAHRMELLER; from the coding sequence ATGCGCAGAGAAAATATCATAGGAAAAATAGACTGGGTGATCGTATTGATATATTTCATATTAGTGATAATGGGATGGCTCAATATTTACGCGGCAGTATATGATGAGCAGAATGTATCCAATATATTCGATACGAGTCTGAATTCCGGTAAGCAATTGATGTGGATTGGGGTTAGCTGTTTTGTTATACTCGCTATATTGATTATCGACCTCAAGTTTTATGATGCGTTTGCCTTTATCATCTATGGTCTTACCATGGGACTCTTGATATTTGTGCTGATTTTCGGTCGGGAAGTCGCAGGGTCAAAATCATGGTTCGAGTTAGGTTTTATTAGGCTTCAGCCTGCGGAATTTGCCAAGTTTGCAACGGGTTTGGCTATTGCGAGATATTTGAGCGATCCCTCCAAGAGGTTTGATCAGATGGAAACAATCGGTAAATGCTTGCTCATTTGTCTGATTCCTATGCTTCTGATTCATCTTCAGGGAGACACGGGGTCTGCATTGGTTTATTTAGCATTGTCTGTCGTCTTTTTTAGGGAAGGATTAAATCCTAATATTTTCATCTTGGGAATCGTTACAACAGCTTTATTTATTTTTACCTTGCTTTATCCTGTGGAGCATATAGTGGTAGGAGTGACAGGCTTGGCGATCATTATTTTCTTTATTGGCAAACGTGGAATTAAAAAGGGTTTGATATTGCTAGGGAGTGTTATCGTGATTACTTCTGTGGTCTTTAGTGTGGACTATGTCGTGGATAATGTGATGAAACCCCACCAGCAAAATAGGGTAAAGGCTTTCATCAGTCCTGAATCAGACCCAATGGGCTATGGTTGGAATGTGACTCAATCAAAAATCGCTATTGGCTCAGGAGGTGTATTTGGCAAAGGCTTTCTTAATGGAACGCAAACAAAGTTTAGGTTTGTCCCAGAGCAAAGCACTGACTTTATTTTTTGCACATTGGGAGAGGAGCATGGTTTTGTGGGAAGCGCAACAGTGATTATATTATTTGCGATATTATTTTGGCGGATAATATTCATTGCTGAAAGGTCAAAAAATAGATTTACGCGAGTTTACGCATACTCGGTTTTGTCTATCATGTTGTTTCACTTCTTTGTCAATATTGCCATGACGATTGGTTTATTCCCTGTTATCGGAATTCCTTTGCCTTTTTTTAGTTATGGGGGATCGTCATTGCTGTCATTTACGATATTTTTATTCATTTTAGTTAAGTTGGATGCTCACAGAATGGAGCTTTTAGAAAGGTAA
- a CDS encoding Rod shape-determining protein MreD: MKQSLYIRQVMHFALYVGMQVIFLKNLVMFQMAFTFVYIGFVLLLPIRISPVANLMIGFFTGLMVDMFYDTLGINAAACTLLAYLRLHWLNFIKPQGGYENINIPSVRNFGLRWFSYYTLPLIFIFIFTFFFIEHGGIKMFSSALLKSIASTFLTYFLITLIQYLFYPRQKDSNE, translated from the coding sequence ATGAAGCAATCATTATATATAAGACAGGTGATGCATTTCGCCTTGTATGTGGGCATGCAGGTTATATTTTTGAAAAACCTAGTCATGTTTCAAATGGCTTTCACATTTGTATACATAGGTTTTGTTTTATTATTGCCTATTAGAATAAGTCCTGTAGCGAATCTGATGATAGGTTTTTTTACAGGCCTGATGGTTGATATGTTTTATGATACCTTGGGAATAAATGCCGCTGCTTGTACTTTATTAGCTTATTTGAGGTTGCACTGGTTGAATTTTATAAAACCGCAAGGTGGCTACGAAAATATCAATATACCTTCAGTTAGAAACTTTGGATTAAGGTGGTTTTCATATTATACTTTGCCATTGATTTTCATCTTTATTTTTACGTTCTTTTTTATTGAGCATGGAGGTATTAAAATGTTCTCTTCTGCGTTACTTAAAAGTATTGCGAGTACCTTTTTGACTTATTTTCTAATTACTCTGATCCAATACTTGTTTTACCCACGTCAGAAGGATAGTAATGAATAG
- the murB gene encoding UDP-N-acetylmuramate dehydrogenase, which produces MQKIKSNHPLLEYNTFGIPVLAKYFAEVSSLDELLTVLKSEEAKENPIFLLGGGSNILLTQPVDSLVIYNNIKGIEVVAEDDEFVYVKSGGGEVWHELVLYCVENGWGGLENLSLIPGKVGTSPIQNIGAYGVELKDVFMNLRALNLETLEVEGFEKEACDFGYRSSVFKKEKKGKYFILDVAFKLRKNPELNVSYGAIREELINSAGDNEQHWDIADVSSAVMKIRQSKLPDPAVIGNGGSFFKNPVVSNEQFCKLTQAFADIPSYKVDDFQVKVPAGWLIEKAGWKGYKEGNIGVHEKQALVLVNFGGNNGKAIKNLAEKIQKSVFEKFEIEISPEVNIY; this is translated from the coding sequence ATGCAAAAAATCAAGTCAAACCACCCTTTATTAGAATATAATACTTTTGGCATACCTGTTCTGGCTAAATACTTTGCGGAAGTGAGTAGTTTGGATGAATTGCTAACAGTGCTGAAGTCCGAAGAGGCCAAGGAGAATCCGATTTTTTTATTAGGAGGAGGAAGCAATATTTTATTAACACAGCCAGTAGATTCTTTGGTTATTTACAATAATATCAAAGGTATTGAAGTAGTAGCTGAGGATGATGAGTTTGTGTATGTGAAGTCCGGAGGTGGAGAGGTTTGGCATGAATTGGTGCTCTACTGTGTTGAAAATGGTTGGGGAGGATTGGAGAATTTATCCTTGATACCGGGAAAAGTAGGTACGTCTCCCATACAAAATATAGGAGCCTATGGCGTTGAGTTGAAAGATGTGTTTATGAACTTGCGTGCTCTTAACTTGGAAACATTGGAAGTTGAAGGGTTTGAAAAAGAAGCATGCGATTTTGGATACAGATCAAGCGTGTTTAAGAAGGAGAAGAAAGGCAAGTATTTTATACTTGATGTAGCTTTCAAGCTTCGAAAGAATCCAGAGTTGAATGTGTCTTATGGAGCTATTCGTGAGGAGTTGATTAATTCTGCTGGAGATAATGAGCAACATTGGGATATCGCTGATGTGAGCAGTGCCGTAATGAAAATAAGGCAGAGCAAATTGCCTGATCCGGCAGTGATAGGAAATGGCGGAAGCTTTTTCAAGAATCCTGTAGTTTCGAATGAACAGTTTTGCAAATTGACTCAGGCTTTTGCTGATATACCATCATATAAAGTTGACGATTTTCAAGTAAAAGTACCTGCAGGCTGGCTCATAGAAAAAGCAGGATGGAAAGGGTATAAGGAAGGAAATATTGGAGTTCATGAGAAACAAGCTTTAGTGTTGGTGAACTTTGGAGGAAATAATGGCAAGGCGATTAAGAATTTGGCTGAAAAAATTCAAAAGAGCGTTTTTGAAAAGTTCGAGATTGAGATTAGCCCAGAAGTGAATATATATTAA
- a CDS encoding peptidoglycan D,D-transpeptidase FtsI family protein, with product MNSEQKKYIVQGAVLFIVVIFLVRLAKLQVFDSTYKSAAENNIMRKYTEYPYRGLITDREGDFLVINEPVYDLVVVPNEVRGLDTLSFCELFGIEKVDFEEKLSSAKKYSWVKSSAFLKQFSNQEVAAFQDFLVNYPGFYLEARTIRSYPQHILAGALGYTGEVSAEKLERDTTGYYRRGDFIGINGLERYYEGELRGKRGVRYKMVDVRGIVKGKFKEGEYDTLSQPGMILKSTIDPELQKYGELLMDGKMGSIVAIEPRTGEVLSIISAPSYDPNLLSGRNFGSNYGVLVKDSLRPLFNRPIMATYPPGSIFKMVNSLIFLQEGVIGPHEKIYCDNSLIKDHAPPGSYDVKKSIQYSSNNFYVIMFKRLLEQGRDPNRFKDAAIGLEKWKSYVNKFGLGSRLGVDLPNEKSGSIPGRSLYDKFYGRNRWKASTIASLSIGQGEMLVTPIQMANVAAIIANKGYYYPPHIIKEIGESGAPLDKYQEKYYTGINREYFDPIYEGMSLAADKAARSLVPGINICGKTGTAQNPHGADHSVFVAFAPKENPKIALAVYVENAGWGARAAASIASLMMEKYLKGEVSQEDLEAYVLKGDFLDGEMN from the coding sequence ATGAATAGCGAACAAAAAAAATATATTGTTCAAGGAGCGGTTTTGTTTATTGTAGTGATCTTTTTAGTAAGATTGGCAAAACTTCAAGTCTTTGACAGCACTTATAAATCAGCTGCTGAGAACAATATCATGAGAAAGTATACAGAATACCCTTACCGAGGTTTGATTACTGACCGCGAAGGGGATTTCCTTGTTATCAATGAACCTGTTTATGATTTGGTTGTAGTGCCTAATGAAGTTAGAGGTTTGGATACTTTGTCTTTTTGCGAGTTGTTTGGCATAGAGAAGGTTGATTTTGAAGAAAAACTATCTTCAGCCAAAAAATATTCTTGGGTTAAATCTTCTGCTTTTCTCAAGCAATTTTCGAATCAAGAAGTGGCCGCTTTTCAAGATTTTTTGGTTAATTATCCAGGATTTTATTTGGAAGCAAGGACGATTAGATCTTACCCCCAGCATATACTAGCGGGAGCGTTGGGCTATACTGGAGAAGTTAGCGCGGAGAAATTGGAAAGAGATACAACTGGGTATTACAGAAGAGGAGATTTTATTGGAATAAATGGCCTTGAAAGATATTATGAAGGAGAGCTGAGAGGCAAGAGGGGCGTGCGCTACAAGATGGTGGACGTGAGAGGTATTGTGAAAGGGAAGTTCAAAGAAGGAGAATATGATACCTTGTCTCAGCCTGGCATGATCCTAAAGTCAACGATAGATCCTGAGCTTCAAAAGTATGGAGAATTGTTGATGGATGGTAAAATGGGCTCTATCGTTGCTATAGAGCCAAGAACAGGTGAGGTGCTTTCGATAATCTCGGCACCCTCTTATGATCCAAATTTATTGTCTGGTCGTAATTTTGGCTCCAATTATGGCGTTTTGGTAAAAGATTCCTTAAGGCCGCTATTCAACAGGCCAATTATGGCGACTTATCCTCCGGGGTCAATATTTAAGATGGTTAATTCTTTGATATTCTTGCAAGAAGGAGTTATCGGACCGCATGAAAAAATTTATTGCGACAATTCCTTGATTAAAGATCACGCGCCTCCAGGAAGCTATGATGTGAAGAAGTCTATCCAATATTCTTCTAATAACTTTTATGTGATCATGTTTAAAAGGTTGTTGGAACAAGGAAGAGATCCTAATCGATTCAAGGATGCTGCTATAGGGCTGGAGAAGTGGAAATCATATGTGAATAAATTTGGCTTAGGAAGCAGGTTGGGTGTTGATTTGCCAAATGAGAAATCAGGGAGCATACCTGGACGAAGTCTTTACGATAAGTTTTACGGTCGCAATAGATGGAAAGCGTCGACTATCGCATCGCTTAGTATAGGTCAAGGTGAAATGCTTGTGACGCCTATACAGATGGCTAATGTTGCCGCGATTATAGCTAACAAAGGGTATTATTACCCACCGCATATTATCAAGGAAATAGGTGAATCTGGAGCTCCCTTGGATAAATATCAAGAAAAGTATTATACGGGCATCAATAGAGAATATTTTGATCCTATTTATGAGGGAATGAGTCTTGCGGCTGATAAAGCAGCTCGTTCATTGGTGCCGGGAATCAATATATGTGGAAAAACTGGTACGGCGCAAAATCCGCATGGAGCGGATCACAGTGTATTTGTAGCTTTCGCGCCAAAGGAAAATCCGAAAATAGCTCTGGCTGTGTATGTTGAAAATGCCGGGTGGGGAGCGAGAGCCGCGGCTTCAATAGCCAGTTTGATGATGGAAAAATATTTGAAAGGCGAAGTGTCTCAAGAAGACTTGGAAGCTTATGTGCTGAAGGGAGACTTCTTAGATGGAGAAATGAATTAA
- a CDS encoding dCMP deaminase family protein, whose protein sequence is MNKPDFDDIYMELAVNMAMRSHCIKKHVGAVLAKETRIISVGYNGPPAHTHNCDEEWPEKGCSRDSKGSCSLAMHAEQNAILYAMKNDAKVDGSTLYVTLAPCLACARIILSVGIQKVIYLNSYAEYKGLPFDEGIEFLRKFGVEVTKYEGTFLEKEIVDSLV, encoded by the coding sequence GACATTTACATGGAGCTCGCTGTAAATATGGCCATGAGATCTCATTGTATCAAAAAACATGTGGGTGCCGTACTCGCTAAAGAAACTCGAATCATTTCCGTAGGGTACAATGGTCCTCCAGCGCATACGCACAACTGCGATGAAGAATGGCCTGAAAAAGGTTGTTCTAGAGACTCTAAGGGAAGCTGTTCTTTAGCAATGCATGCTGAGCAAAACGCGATACTTTATGCCATGAAAAATGACGCAAAAGTAGATGGCTCCACTTTATATGTAACCCTAGCTCCTTGCTTAGCTTGCGCTAGAATCATATTAAGCGTTGGAATTCAAAAAGTTATATATCTAAATTCTTACGCTGAATACAAAGGCCTGCCATTTGACGAAGGAATCGAATTTCTTAGAAAATTTGGCGTGGAAGTCACCAAATACGAAGGAACTTTTTTAGAAAAAGAAATTGTGGATTCACTGGTTTAA